Proteins found in one Paenibacillus sp. FSL R10-2782 genomic segment:
- a CDS encoding LysR family transcriptional regulator, which produces MNIENMEAFVYVNHYGSFNKAAEALFLSQPSVTARIQTLERELECKLFDRQSKQTILTEDGRKFLPYAEQMLQVLQKGKQKLQQRKKTPQQIRIGCTISVSNYIIPEILKQLRARYPEINYKIVTATTDQLVHKLLNREVDISFVRKVMHPAIRTLAFYEDPISLYVYDGHPFMKTGKASIQDIQHETLVFFECGSLDWMRIHRSFESLEQPPNIAFQVDNVVTAKKLVLEAAGIAFLPDVCVNREVKDKKLFRIHVPEVAGMSMQISIVATKEDCAVNSDFADALTEGFRGAIL; this is translated from the coding sequence ATGAATATCGAGAATATGGAAGCCTTTGTATACGTGAATCATTATGGCAGTTTTAACAAGGCGGCAGAAGCGTTGTTCTTGTCACAGCCCTCTGTCACAGCACGGATCCAGACGCTGGAGCGCGAGCTGGAATGTAAGCTGTTCGACCGCCAAAGCAAGCAAACCATTTTGACGGAGGATGGACGAAAGTTTCTTCCTTATGCCGAGCAAATGCTTCAAGTGCTGCAAAAAGGGAAGCAAAAGCTTCAACAGCGCAAAAAAACTCCTCAGCAAATTCGAATCGGCTGCACGATATCGGTGTCGAACTATATCATTCCTGAGATATTAAAGCAGCTCCGCGCTCGTTATCCGGAGATTAACTACAAAATTGTGACGGCTACGACGGATCAACTGGTACATAAGCTGTTGAACCGTGAGGTAGACATTAGTTTTGTCCGTAAAGTGATGCATCCGGCCATTCGTACGCTTGCTTTTTATGAAGATCCCATTTCCCTATATGTATACGACGGTCATCCGTTTATGAAGACTGGAAAGGCCAGCATACAGGATATTCAGCATGAAACGCTGGTGTTTTTTGAATGCGGATCATTGGACTGGATGAGGATTCATCGGTCTTTTGAATCACTGGAGCAACCGCCGAATATTGCCTTTCAGGTAGATAATGTGGTTACAGCCAAGAAGCTGGTGCTGGAAGCAGCGGGGATTGCCTTTTTGCCGGACGTTTGTGTGAACCGTGAGGTGAAGGATAAAAAACTGTTCCGTATTCATGTACCAGAGGTAGCCGGGATGTCCATGCAGATTAGCATTGTGGCGACCAAGGAAGATTGTGCGGTGAACTCGGATTTTGCAGATGCACTGACAGAAGGATTTCGGGGCGCTATTTTGTAA
- a CDS encoding transporter substrate-binding domain-containing protein encodes MKKWFAMLSVMAIILVLAGCGSSDNASNASGASGSNGDVKKIIVGTGTQFKNVCFIDENGNLTGFDVELIKELDKRLPQYEFEFKTMDFGNLLLSLDAGKIDLVSHQMEKNPEREVKYLFNKNPYSIFLNRVAVAKDNNTIHSIDDLKGKKVLTSPTSNAAYVLKEYNKTHGDALNIVYTSGAANDTVQQITSGRIDATITTDFANRFNTDEKGEVALKTVGDPLTQSDVLYVLNKNEQGLADDLDKAIQEVKDDGTLSKLSIKWLGEDFTKSLEDVKKEGTSSKK; translated from the coding sequence ATGAAAAAGTGGTTTGCAATGTTATCCGTTATGGCGATTATTCTGGTGTTGGCAGGCTGCGGCTCCTCTGATAATGCGTCTAACGCGTCTGGCGCGTCCGGTTCCAACGGAGACGTGAAAAAAATTATTGTAGGTACAGGCACTCAATTTAAAAATGTATGCTTTATTGATGAAAACGGAAATTTAACAGGCTTTGATGTTGAGCTGATTAAGGAGTTGGACAAACGCCTGCCTCAATACGAATTTGAATTCAAAACGATGGACTTCGGCAATCTGTTGCTGAGTCTGGATGCCGGTAAAATCGATCTGGTATCGCATCAAATGGAAAAAAACCCGGAGCGTGAAGTGAAGTATCTGTTCAACAAAAATCCGTACAGCATTTTCCTGAACAGAGTCGCAGTAGCAAAGGATAACAATACCATTCACTCGATTGATGATCTGAAAGGCAAAAAGGTACTCACCAGCCCGACGAGTAATGCGGCGTATGTGTTGAAGGAATACAACAAGACGCATGGAGATGCCCTGAACATTGTCTATACAAGTGGTGCTGCCAATGATACGGTGCAACAGATTACGAGCGGCCGTATAGACGCTACCATTACGACAGACTTTGCGAACCGCTTTAACACCGATGAAAAAGGAGAAGTAGCTCTGAAAACCGTCGGTGATCCTTTGACTCAATCGGATGTATTGTATGTACTGAACAAAAATGAGCAAGGATTGGCAGATGATCTGGATAAAGCTATTCAGGAAGTGAAGGACGACGGTACATTGTCGAAGCTGAGCATTAAATGGCTTGGAGAAGATTTCACGAAGTCTCTGGAAGATGTGAAAAAAGAAGGAACAAGCAGCAAGAAATAG
- a CDS encoding amino acid ABC transporter permease: protein MSREFNIDYVFSFIPKMLSYLHITLFIVASSLLLGLIIGLLVALPRMYNIPFLKRVSQVYVSFFRGTPILIQLFLVYYGLPELLKLVDINSSRWDVLWFAVATYALNSGAFISEIIRSGVEAVDRGQIEAAQSVGMSGYQTFTRIILPQALAVVVPVFSNLVIGNLKDTSLAFTIGAMEMTGKSQTLGVATQHFVETYIALSLIYLVVSLILQKLFKVLENTLLKHEHRDTVQSEPKKRKSFVVRYLNPRLSKGGKSI, encoded by the coding sequence ATGAGCAGAGAGTTTAATATTGATTATGTTTTTAGCTTTATCCCGAAAATGCTGTCTTATTTACACATCACATTGTTTATTGTGGCTAGCTCGCTTTTGTTAGGACTAATCATCGGTTTGCTGGTTGCTCTGCCTCGTATGTATAATATTCCTTTTCTCAAACGTGTCTCACAGGTGTATGTTTCATTTTTTCGTGGAACACCTATTCTGATCCAGCTCTTTCTGGTGTATTACGGCTTGCCTGAGCTGCTGAAGCTGGTGGATATCAATTCCTCCAGATGGGATGTGTTGTGGTTTGCCGTAGCGACCTATGCGCTAAACAGCGGGGCCTTTATTTCCGAGATTATTCGATCGGGTGTAGAGGCGGTAGATCGGGGACAAATCGAGGCAGCACAGTCGGTCGGCATGTCAGGCTATCAGACTTTTACACGTATCATATTGCCGCAAGCGCTGGCTGTTGTGGTTCCGGTATTTTCCAATCTGGTCATCGGAAATCTGAAGGATACTTCGCTGGCGTTTACCATTGGAGCTATGGAGATGACGGGGAAATCACAGACACTGGGCGTGGCTACCCAGCATTTTGTTGAAACCTATATTGCGTTGTCTCTTATTTATCTGGTCGTCAGTCTGATTTTGCAAAAACTGTTCAAGGTACTGGAAAATACGCTTCTCAAGCATGAGCATCGGGACACAGTCCAAAGTGAGCCTAAGAAACGAAAAAGTTTTGTGGTTCGTTATCTGAACCCCCGTTTGAGTAAAGGAGGCAAGAGCATATGA
- a CDS encoding amino acid ABC transporter permease, with the protein MSLDFGFIYTAFLGLFSALPNTLIITVVSVLAGLVIGIITALVRIYKVPVLSQISHGYVTFIRGTPMLMHLLLIYFSLPLFIDAGAKHFGWSFHSKDVPYMVFALISFSITSGAYMSEVVRSGIQSVNRGQIEAAYAVGMTTWQVLRRIVFPQAFVVSLPNLTNSIIGMLHGSTLAFTVSVTEIQAQAEILASSNWKYLEVYIAAALIFWGLTVLIERISGLVEKKINVFNGGRAS; encoded by the coding sequence ATGAGTCTGGATTTTGGATTTATATATACGGCCTTTCTGGGATTGTTCTCGGCGTTGCCCAACACGTTAATCATTACGGTGGTTTCCGTACTGGCGGGACTGGTCATCGGCATTATAACGGCTCTGGTCCGAATTTATAAGGTGCCTGTGTTGTCCCAGATTTCCCATGGCTACGTCACCTTTATTCGGGGTACGCCGATGCTAATGCATTTGCTGCTTATTTATTTCAGTTTACCTTTGTTCATTGATGCGGGAGCCAAGCATTTTGGCTGGTCGTTTCATTCCAAAGATGTTCCCTATATGGTATTCGCACTCATTTCGTTCTCGATTACAAGTGGCGCGTACATGTCCGAGGTGGTCCGTTCCGGGATTCAATCGGTGAACCGGGGGCAAATCGAGGCGGCTTATGCGGTTGGCATGACGACGTGGCAAGTGCTGCGGCGTATCGTGTTTCCGCAGGCGTTCGTAGTCAGTCTGCCGAACCTGACAAATTCCATTATTGGGATGCTTCATGGCTCTACGTTGGCCTTTACCGTTTCGGTCACGGAAATCCAGGCTCAGGCTGAAATTTTAGCATCTTCAAACTGGAAGTACCTGGAGGTTTATATCGCGGCAGCACTGATTTTCTGGGGTTTAACGGTGCTGATTGAACGAATTTCCGGCTTGGTGGAGAAAAAAATCAATGTGTTTAATGGGGGTAGAGCATCATGA
- a CDS encoding amino acid ABC transporter ATP-binding protein: MIRLQNITKSFGKHEVLKGIDLTVNKGEVVVILGPSGSGKTTLLRCINYLEKPNDGEVSIGNFTVNCKRPAKKDVLALRQKTAMVFQQYNLFKHKTALENVMEGLVVVRKVKQEEAKKISIEVLEKVGLGEKLNHYPSQLSGGQQQRVGIARALALNPEVILFDEPTSALDPELVGEVLSVIRKIAKEGITMIVVTHEMGFARDVSNHVVFMDGGHIIEEGSPDDIFNRPQEERTKQFLKRITPEYNYSI; the protein is encoded by the coding sequence ATGATCCGTCTGCAAAATATAACGAAATCGTTCGGCAAGCATGAGGTGCTCAAAGGCATTGATTTAACTGTGAATAAGGGAGAGGTCGTTGTCATTCTCGGACCGAGTGGCTCGGGGAAAACGACGTTGCTGCGCTGCATCAATTATCTGGAAAAGCCGAATGACGGGGAGGTCAGCATTGGCAATTTTACAGTAAACTGCAAGCGGCCTGCGAAGAAGGATGTTTTGGCTCTGCGCCAAAAAACGGCCATGGTATTCCAGCAATACAATCTGTTCAAGCATAAAACGGCGCTGGAAAACGTGATGGAAGGGCTTGTCGTCGTCCGCAAGGTGAAGCAGGAGGAAGCGAAGAAGATCAGTATCGAAGTGCTCGAAAAGGTCGGTCTGGGCGAAAAGCTGAATCATTATCCGAGTCAGCTATCCGGTGGACAGCAGCAGCGTGTCGGTATTGCGCGCGCTTTGGCACTGAACCCGGAAGTGATTTTGTTCGATGAGCCGACATCGGCGCTAGATCCTGAACTGGTCGGTGAGGTGCTGTCGGTTATTCGCAAGATTGCAAAGGAAGGAATTACGATGATTGTCGTCACGCATGAGATGGGCTTTGCGCGGGATGTTTCCAATCACGTGGTATTTATGGATGGCGGTCACATTATCGAAGAAGGCAGTCCGGACGACATTTTCAATCGTCCCCAAGAGGAACGCACGAAGCAATTCCTGAAACGGATTACACCGGAATATAACTATTCAATTTAG
- a CDS encoding LLM class flavin-dependent oxidoreductase, protein MSIKIGVLDQSPIHEGETAAQALRNTIKLAQRVEELGFSRFWVSEHHDSEQVAGSSPEVLISHLLARTEHIKIGSGGVMLQHYSPYKVAENFNVLASLAPGRVDLGIGRAPGGLPKSTQALQRDVHDAPSLEEKIDEVSRYIHNIPSEEGPLAGLQANPIPETPADIYVLGTSADSAGIAARLGLPYVFSQFINSSEQVALDAFLTYRESFDYSLGREPKALFALSVIVADTSEEAAELAGEHKLYKIHLASGKTATVGTLESAEEFAKQSGEEYTIEVTQAQINKGNKEEIYATLTEIQAKYQADELIVTTGIRDIGKRVRSFELLHEAFASLPVQS, encoded by the coding sequence ATGAGTATAAAAATCGGAGTATTGGATCAAAGCCCTATACACGAGGGGGAAACGGCGGCACAGGCGCTTCGAAACACGATTAAGCTGGCGCAGCGTGTAGAGGAGTTGGGATTTTCACGCTTTTGGGTATCGGAGCACCATGATTCCGAGCAGGTTGCAGGCTCTTCGCCAGAGGTACTCATTTCCCATCTGCTGGCACGCACCGAGCATATTAAAATCGGTTCTGGCGGAGTGATGCTTCAGCATTATAGTCCTTATAAAGTGGCCGAAAATTTCAATGTACTGGCGTCTCTTGCACCGGGTCGCGTAGATTTGGGCATTGGACGTGCGCCGGGGGGGCTACCGAAATCCACACAGGCGTTACAGCGCGACGTGCATGATGCGCCTTCTCTCGAAGAAAAGATTGATGAAGTGAGCCGTTATATTCATAATATTCCGTCTGAAGAAGGACCGCTAGCAGGGCTACAGGCTAATCCAATTCCGGAAACACCAGCGGATATTTATGTTTTGGGCACGAGTGCAGACAGTGCAGGAATTGCTGCACGTTTGGGGTTGCCTTATGTTTTCTCGCAGTTTATCAATAGTAGCGAGCAGGTCGCATTGGATGCATTCCTCACGTATCGGGAGTCATTCGATTATAGTCTTGGTCGTGAGCCGAAGGCTCTTTTTGCACTATCCGTCATTGTAGCTGATACTTCCGAGGAAGCTGCGGAGTTGGCAGGTGAGCACAAACTGTACAAAATTCATCTGGCCAGCGGTAAAACGGCTACGGTGGGCACGCTGGAAAGTGCAGAGGAGTTCGCTAAGCAATCGGGTGAAGAATATACAATTGAAGTTACACAGGCGCAAATCAACAAAGGAAATAAAGAGGAAATCTATGCTACTTTGACGGAAATTCAAGCAAAATATCAGGCTGATGAGCTGATCGTAACGACGGGAATACGGGATATTGGAAAGCGCGTGCGTTCATTTGAACTGTTGCATGAAGCTTTTGCTAGTCTGCCTGTGCAGTCCTAG
- a CDS encoding amidohydrolase, whose protein sequence is MSGPTGTKEQVLEQRLVNIRRHLHQNPELSNEEVETTAYIRRLLEEQNITILEVPLRTGVVAEIGGQQEGPIVALRADIDALPIQEETGLPYASLHPGKMHACGHDFHTASLFGAAVLLKEREQELKGTVRLVFQPAEEKAKGAAQVLDSGALAGVQAIFGLHNKPDLPVGTVGIKEGPLMAAADGFYIEVEGLSTHAAVPHAGIDPIVVSSHIITSLQSIVSRSVNPLDSAVISVTKLHSGNAWNIIPDRAHLEGTIRTFDENVRAQVAERFEQVVKGVADAFGTKANIRWIEGPPPVLNDGKLAVIAEQAAQAAGLEVVRPVPSSASEDFGLYQKSIPGVFVFVGTSGSQEWHHPAFDLDERALPGTAKLLASLAESALVSIE, encoded by the coding sequence ATGAGCGGACCAACCGGGACGAAGGAACAGGTTTTGGAGCAGAGGCTGGTGAACATTCGTCGCCATCTTCACCAAAATCCCGAGCTGTCTAACGAGGAGGTTGAAACTACCGCCTATATCCGCCGTCTGCTGGAAGAACAGAACATAACCATCCTGGAAGTGCCGCTGCGCACCGGGGTGGTAGCGGAAATCGGCGGGCAGCAGGAAGGGCCGATTGTAGCACTTCGCGCGGACATTGATGCATTGCCGATTCAGGAGGAGACGGGCTTGCCTTATGCTTCGCTGCATCCGGGCAAAATGCATGCCTGCGGACATGATTTTCATACGGCGTCCCTCTTTGGAGCTGCCGTATTGTTAAAAGAACGGGAGCAGGAGCTGAAAGGCACGGTTCGCCTGGTGTTTCAGCCAGCGGAGGAAAAGGCCAAGGGCGCAGCCCAGGTGCTGGACAGTGGAGCGCTGGCAGGGGTGCAGGCCATATTCGGTCTGCATAACAAGCCGGACCTGCCTGTAGGGACGGTCGGCATTAAGGAGGGTCCGCTGATGGCGGCGGCAGACGGCTTTTACATCGAGGTAGAGGGTCTGAGCACGCATGCGGCGGTGCCGCATGCAGGGATTGACCCGATCGTCGTGTCGTCGCACATCATCACGTCGCTGCAATCCATCGTAAGTCGGAGCGTCAACCCGCTGGACAGCGCGGTGATTAGCGTGACGAAGCTGCACAGCGGCAACGCCTGGAACATCATTCCGGACCGTGCCCATCTGGAAGGCACGATCCGGACGTTCGACGAGAACGTGCGCGCACAGGTGGCTGAGCGCTTCGAGCAGGTGGTAAAGGGCGTGGCCGATGCTTTTGGCACAAAAGCGAATATCCGCTGGATCGAAGGACCGCCACCTGTACTGAATGACGGCAAGCTGGCCGTCATCGCGGAGCAGGCGGCCCAAGCGGCTGGTCTGGAGGTTGTTCGCCCCGTGCCTTCCTCGGCGAGTGAGGATTTCGGGCTTTACCAGAAAAGCATCCCCGGTGTGTTCGTCTTTGTCGGCACTTCGGGGAGTCAGGAATGGCATCATCCAGCCTTCGATCTGGACGAACGCGCGTTGCCGGGAACAGCGAAGCTGCTGGCTTCACTGGCAGAATCGGCATTAGTATCCATAGAGTAA
- a CDS encoding dockerin — protein MPKKKGMMMGSFSLVVAASLLVGGANVGAVASNLESTSEIESTSVSLAATDIPAKFKPSVEWVWKNRIVKEGSTNRKNLIFDQIYAGKGTLNYVVRWQSPKNLTLQQRKDMASMLSRQVNNWNKQLKGYDGWPYDNITVKIVGWAVANPSQILNKQSNEIVYTDTITDDLSKSNPSIPAKLPVAPDALSRFEHFSDPNYAYPGGLDKRFDMYLWGTANFGGGAGGDWGQRMSDDYILSTLNSDEVHITEHEMGHGFGLPDFYEESDRPPGGFPTPTIMWAGNSSKITEWDTWMLRYTWSQVKKDPSRFPAR, from the coding sequence ATGCCGAAGAAAAAAGGAATGATGATGGGTTCTTTTTCATTGGTAGTGGCTGCTTCTTTACTGGTTGGCGGGGCTAATGTTGGTGCAGTAGCTTCTAATTTGGAAAGCACTTCTGAAATAGAGTCCACGAGTGTTAGCTTGGCTGCTACGGACATACCTGCAAAATTTAAGCCATCCGTAGAATGGGTTTGGAAGAATAGAATCGTCAAAGAAGGCTCGACCAACCGTAAAAATTTGATTTTTGATCAAATATATGCGGGAAAAGGGACGCTAAATTATGTAGTGCGCTGGCAATCTCCCAAAAACCTTACGCTTCAGCAACGCAAGGATATGGCTTCCATGCTGAGTCGCCAAGTCAATAATTGGAATAAGCAGTTGAAAGGGTATGATGGCTGGCCTTATGACAATATTACAGTAAAAATAGTAGGCTGGGCCGTTGCAAATCCGTCTCAGATTCTTAACAAACAATCAAATGAAATCGTTTACACTGACACAATTACAGATGATTTAAGCAAATCGAACCCAAGTATCCCTGCTAAGCTCCCGGTTGCGCCTGACGCACTGTCCAGATTTGAACATTTTTCGGATCCCAACTATGCATATCCCGGCGGATTGGACAAGCGGTTTGATATGTATCTGTGGGGAACAGCTAATTTCGGCGGTGGGGCCGGTGGTGACTGGGGACAACGTATGTCTGATGATTATATCCTGAGCACCCTGAACTCTGATGAAGTCCATATTACAGAGCATGAGATGGGGCATGGATTTGGCTTGCCAGACTTTTATGAAGAGAGTGATCGTCCACCTGGTGGGTTTCCTACGCCAACCATTATGTGGGCCGGAAATTCTTCCAAGATAACAGAGTGGGATACCTGGATGTTGCGTTATACCTGGAGCCAGGTCAAGAAGGATCCCTCTCGTTTTCCTGCCCGATAA
- a CDS encoding discoidin domain-containing protein, translated as MLNRKGMMMASFSAVIASSLLMGNATIMSAASSENGSVAVAAIGDSTLADMPSYLKSSVEWVWKNRMLTEGSTNRKNLIFDQIFAGKGTLNYVVRWQSSKPVTLKQRQDIARMLDRQMNHWTEHLQGYDGWPYKNVKVKVVGWAVADPSLLLDKQPDEVVYTDTIADGLASEQPEIPAALPIAPDEISRFEHFSNPNYSYPGGLDKRFDMYLWATENFGGGAGGDWGQRMSDEYILSTVNADEIEITEHEIGHGFGLNDFYEEHERPPGGFPTNTIMWAGNSNHITDWDVWMLRYTWSQIKKDTARFPTTTKDDEGPIETDPNEIVNIASAATASSSYTSSWENVSALNDGFDPTSSDDRSHAVYGNWPEVGTQWVQYDFDQEHTVSQTDIYWFKDGAGIDVPKSYKIKYWNGQGWSNVKQAKGLGTAADQYNTTTFTPVKTTKLRIEMVSKGSASTGILEWKVAAINK; from the coding sequence ATGCTGAATAGAAAAGGTATGATGATGGCTTCCTTTTCAGCGGTGATCGCTAGTTCATTGCTGATGGGAAATGCTACGATCATGTCTGCGGCTTCTTCAGAAAATGGAAGTGTAGCGGTTGCAGCAATAGGTGATTCGACACTGGCTGATATGCCATCCTATCTCAAATCATCGGTGGAGTGGGTTTGGAAGAATAGAATGCTGACCGAAGGCTCGACTAACCGCAAAAATTTGATTTTTGATCAAATTTTTGCGGGAAAAGGAACTCTAAATTATGTAGTGCGTTGGCAATCTTCTAAGCCAGTTACGCTTAAGCAGCGTCAAGATATAGCTAGAATGCTAGATCGTCAGATGAACCATTGGACGGAGCATCTCCAGGGATATGATGGATGGCCCTATAAGAATGTTAAAGTGAAAGTGGTAGGCTGGGCTGTTGCCGATCCTTCACTGTTGCTGGACAAGCAGCCTGATGAGGTTGTTTATACGGATACAATTGCAGATGGATTAGCTTCCGAACAACCGGAAATTCCTGCTGCACTTCCCATTGCGCCTGATGAAATATCCAGATTTGAGCATTTTTCAAACCCCAACTATTCGTATCCGGGTGGATTGGATAAACGCTTTGATATGTATCTTTGGGCTACAGAAAATTTTGGTGGGGGAGCCGGCGGCGACTGGGGACAGCGTATGAGTGATGAATACATTCTGAGTACGGTGAACGCTGATGAGATTGAGATTACTGAACATGAGATTGGGCATGGATTTGGATTAAACGATTTCTATGAAGAACACGAGCGTCCACCGGGTGGCTTCCCCACCAACACCATTATGTGGGCCGGGAATTCGAATCATATCACCGACTGGGATGTTTGGATGCTGCGTTATACCTGGAGTCAAATCAAAAAGGATACGGCTCGTTTCCCAACCACGACTAAAGACGACGAGGGTCCAATTGAAACAGATCCTAATGAAATCGTGAACATTGCGTCTGCGGCAACAGCTAGCAGCTCTTATACTTCATCCTGGGAAAATGTGAGTGCACTCAATGATGGCTTTGATCCAACTAGTTCTGATGACAGAAGTCATGCCGTGTATGGCAACTGGCCTGAGGTGGGAACACAATGGGTTCAATACGATTTTGATCAAGAACATACGGTATCTCAAACGGATATCTATTGGTTCAAGGATGGCGCTGGCATTGATGTTCCCAAGTCTTACAAGATTAAGTATTGGAATGGTCAAGGCTGGTCTAATGTCAAGCAGGCCAAAGGATTGGGCACTGCGGCAGATCAATATAATACGACCACTTTTACGCCTGTGAAAACAACGAAATTAAGAATTGAAATGGTATCCAAGGGTTCCGCATCTACCGGAATTCTGGAGTGGAAAGTAGCAGCTATTAATAAATAA